The Colletes latitarsis isolate SP2378_abdomen chromosome 14, iyColLati1, whole genome shotgun sequence genome has a segment encoding these proteins:
- the Mttfb2 gene encoding mitochondrial transcription factor B2, with protein MTVMVKILKISKTSVSRATESNNSAILRVIKKSTPHLNFTQFVNCSTGKINNNKQYYEPYVASFLPKFKVNIIQNYLSETKNVSQLYLINPNTAKEFVSLIKDDLLKNTNHVIEMNPGLGLLTQELLNANVPFIHMYENQSNFYNELTKLCNKLPERLSIKEANLIDISRIMHSSNIIKSKHNVYDLFNNVQSKEWEEESCIQLIGVVNKLGFINHLIMSTVFQTSLAMFGRPVLYLAISPSIWNELVNPARRRSTTYIMFQMLFNYKMFGLVDRKAFVPWCTNKAKRKQSICDQQDIMFFDVVKLEPKPDLFILFGGKQNVKNFWHFVRHNLYKPSNRVIPTLEKIVPGCGVKLVKKNYNIFTQFNDLSPIQMYDLFMEFQSWPEYENSAFVSSADDVHKMYNEYIERVY; from the exons ATGACGGTAAtggtaaaaattttgaaaatttcaaaaacCTCTGTATCACGAGCTACCGAATCTAATAACAGTGCTATACTTCGTGTGATAAAGAAATCTACTCCGCATTTAAACTTTACACAGTTTGTAAACTGTTCAACGGGAAAGATAAACAATAACAAACAGTATTACGAGCCCTACGTAGCAAGCTTTTTACCAAAATTTAAAGTCAACATTATACAGAACTATTTATCGGAAACCAAAAATGTATCGCAGTTATATTTAATAAACCCTAACACAGCTAAGGAGTTTGTATCGTTAATTAAGGATGATCTATTAAAAAACACAAATCATGTGATcgaaatgaatcctggtcttggTCTTCTGACACAGGAATTATTGAATGCCAATGTACCATTTATACATATGTACGAAAACCAATCTAACTTTTACAATGAATTAACTAAATTATGTAATAAATTACCAGAAAGGTTAAGTATAAAAGAAGCAAACCTTATTGATATATCAAGAATAATGCATTCAAGTAACATTATTAAAAGTAAACATAACGTATACGATTTATTTAACAATGTACAGAGTAAAGAATGGGAGGAAGAAAGTTGTATACAACTAATTGGTGTAGTAAACAAACTTGGGTTTATAAATCATTTAATAATGAGCACAGTGTTTCAAACCAGCCTTGCAATGTTTGGACGGCCGGTTTTATATCTTGCGATATCTCCATCCATATGGAAT GAACTTGTAAATCCTGCTAGAAGACGCAGCACCACTTATATTATGTTTCAAATGTTATTTAACTACAAAATGTTTGGACTGGTAGATAGGAAAGCATTTGTACCATGGTGCACAAATAAAGCAAAAAGGAAACAAAGCATCTGTGACCAGCAAGACATTATGTTTTTTGATGTTGTTAAATTAGAACCAAAGCCTGATCTCTTCATATTGTTCGGTGGAAAGCAAAATGTGAAAAACTTTTGGCATTTTGTTAGGCACAACTTATATAAACCATCGAATAGAGTAATACCTACATTAGA AAAAATAGTACCAGGTTGTGGtgtgaaattagtaaaaaagaattacaatatttttactCAATTTAATGACTTATCTCCTATTCAAATGTACGATCTCTTCATGGAATTTCAATCCTGGCCAGAATACGAAAATAGCGCATTCGTATCAAGTGCAGATGACGTCCATAAAATGTATAACGAATATATCGAAAGAGTATATTAa
- the LOC143350059 gene encoding uncharacterized protein LOC143350059 isoform X1: protein MFKNIISKLIQYCTCKMKWIIFGTTLIIWTYIIMCQDIVFPDDEETSHISGNNAVITERIPVSIPGQCPQNMLLYPGVGNKSTWICDCRPRFLYFPLNDTCHEAYMQGPCAPQNYVVLPKNEAVPKCIKNPCNVNGLVPYNGTCYSLRTIGGPCAPDAVLGVNETTFELGCIPIDIAPFIIIQPPKRQCPLGSRRNSLGICREVI from the exons ATGtttaaaaa TATTATTTCAAAACTTATACAATATTGTACATGTAAAATGAAGTGGATAATTtttggtactacactgataaTATGGACTTATATTATAATGTGTCAAGATATTGTGTTCCCAGATGATGAAGAGACATCTCACATTAGTGGCAACAATGCAGTG ATAACAGAGCGTATTCCAGTATCTATACCAGGTCAATGCCCCCAAAATATGCTTCTTTATCCTGGTGTTGGAAACAAAAGCACATGGATATGCGATTGTAGGCCTAGATTTTTGTATTTCCCATTAAATGATACTTGCCACGAAGCTTACATGCAAGGGCCTTGTGCACCACAGAATTATGTAGTACTTCCTAAAAATGAAGCTGTTCCAAAATGTATCAAGAACCCCTGTAATGTAAATGGCTTAGTACCATACAATGGTACATGCTATTCTCTAAGAACTATAGGTGGTCCTTGTGCACCAGATGCAGTATTAGGAGTAAATGAAACTACTTTTGAATTGGGGTGCATACCAATAGATATTGCACCTTTTATAATAATTCAACCACCTAAAAGGCAATGTCCTCTAGGAAGTCGCAGAAACAGTCTTGGAATATGTAGAGAAGTAATTTAA
- the LOC143350059 gene encoding uncharacterized protein LOC143350059 isoform X2, whose translation MKWIIFGTTLIIWTYIIMCQDIVFPDDEETSHISGNNAVITERIPVSIPGQCPQNMLLYPGVGNKSTWICDCRPRFLYFPLNDTCHEAYMQGPCAPQNYVVLPKNEAVPKCIKNPCNVNGLVPYNGTCYSLRTIGGPCAPDAVLGVNETTFELGCIPIDIAPFIIIQPPKRQCPLGSRRNSLGICREVI comes from the exons ATGAAGTGGATAATTtttggtactacactgataaTATGGACTTATATTATAATGTGTCAAGATATTGTGTTCCCAGATGATGAAGAGACATCTCACATTAGTGGCAACAATGCAGTG ATAACAGAGCGTATTCCAGTATCTATACCAGGTCAATGCCCCCAAAATATGCTTCTTTATCCTGGTGTTGGAAACAAAAGCACATGGATATGCGATTGTAGGCCTAGATTTTTGTATTTCCCATTAAATGATACTTGCCACGAAGCTTACATGCAAGGGCCTTGTGCACCACAGAATTATGTAGTACTTCCTAAAAATGAAGCTGTTCCAAAATGTATCAAGAACCCCTGTAATGTAAATGGCTTAGTACCATACAATGGTACATGCTATTCTCTAAGAACTATAGGTGGTCCTTGTGCACCAGATGCAGTATTAGGAGTAAATGAAACTACTTTTGAATTGGGGTGCATACCAATAGATATTGCACCTTTTATAATAATTCAACCACCTAAAAGGCAATGTCCTCTAGGAAGTCGCAGAAACAGTCTTGGAATATGTAGAGAAGTAATTTAA
- the LOC143350058 gene encoding transmembrane protein 179 produces the protein MALTNILLLSQISGYIVANILSLCIIIPMSLHQKEFRGYCLLFSTGTWQESDGQIVVNWASQAYCDYTIFIGVILFVTSAVQIYRLSVFMYRGEDSSFLSAFIDVISSIFLTTITLVAAIIVTLGFMTWCQCMTKRFPSCELAAGNDIDKADRIDTSGFHIELGAAQFGTWTSLSVWVGLSVFAVLKLLRYHQLENMKVSMYRERQRLIEAARSNEIQESN, from the exons ATGgcattgaccaatattttacttcTTAGTCAGATATCCGGATATATTGTAGCTAATATTTTGTCACTTTGCATTATCATACCTATGAGTTTGCATCAGAAAGAATTCAG AGGATATTGTCTGTTGTTCTCTACGGGCACTTGGCAAGAATCGGATGGACAAATTGTAGTGAACTGGGCTTCCCAAGCTTATTGCGATTATACGATATTCATAGGTGTAATATTATTTGTGACATCTGCAGTACAGATCTATAGGCTTTCTGTATTTATGTATCGCGGGGAAGACAGTTCTTTTTTGTCTGCATTCATAGATGTTATTAGTTCAATATTTCTCACGACGATCACTTTGGTTGCTGCTATTATCGTGACGCTTGGATTTATGACCTGGTGCCAGTGTATGACAAAAAGATTCCCATCGTGTGAATTAGCAGCTGGAAATGATATTGATAAAGCAGATAGAATAGATACATCTGGTTTTCATATAGAATTAGGTGCAGCTCAATTTGGAACCTGGACCAGTTTATCTGTTTGGGTCGGTTTGTCAGTTTTTGCAGTATTGAAGTTATTAAGATATCACCAGTTAGAAAATATGAAAGTTTCTATGTATAGAGAAAGACAAAGATTAATAGAAGCTGCCAGAAGTAATGAAATACAGGAATCAAATTAG